The Pseudoalteromonas sp. N1230-9 genome segment GACTTGGCAAGGAAATATTGCACTTGTTTTGGCAAGCACTGCGCTTGGACTAACGATTTACAACCATTTCAGTGTGGATAAGCAACGTGCTTCTAGTTCACTTCCCTTTACTATCGATGATTCAATTATTCCTAAACAAGATAGAGAAAACCTCGTTGCTCTACACGGATATATTCTTGACTTAGAGACACGCATTAACGAGCTTGAAAATAGTACGCCCACGATTGAGCCTTCGTTTATCGAATCAAAAGTAAAACAAGTCATCGAAGAGCGTGAAAAAGCACGTATCGCAGAAGCAACGAAAAGAAATCCTTCCGTAAATTGGTTCCGACAACTACCTGAAGATTATCGACAGCGTATAAAAGCCGATCCGAACTACGCGAATAAATCGATTAATGATGCATTTACAGCGTTATTAAACATGAGTAATACCGACGATGATCGCCTAGCAGCTTATGGACAACTCAGAATGACCTTAGGTATGCTGAGACGAGACCTGGATGATACACAGGAATCTTCGGCCATTGATGCCATGATAAGCATCAGTGAGTATACAAACGAGCCTAAGATACGCATTCAAGCATTGGAGAATTTATCTCACTTAGATGCAGTTTCACCTAAACTAGCCGACTATTTTCAAAAGCTATTATTAAATGATGCAAATGAGTACGTTAAAAATCTTTCAGCGAGTGCGTTGGTGGCGCAATTTTTCCGCGCCAAGCAGTTGGGAAAAACCCAATTAGCGACGACTCTGGCACAGCGCATCCAAATGCTAGAATCCAATGGTGATAGTAAAGTGGCGAATGCTATGACTAATAACCTCAAACCCTCGCACTTAAGAGATGAGCTCAATAAATTTATCGAGCAGTAGCCAAAACTTTCTGTTAGGCATTAAAAAAGGCCGCCTAGGCGACCTTTTTATAAGCTGTGAAGCTCTATCTGTTGATATTACTCAACGATAGTTGCAACAACACCAGCACCAACTGTACGGCCACCTTCACGGATAGCGAAGCGTAAACCTTCGTCCATCGCGATTGGAGCGATTAATTCTACAGTCATCTTGATGTTATCACCAGGCATTACCATTTCAACGCCGTCTGGTAACTGTACGTCACCTGTTACGTCAGTTGTACGGAAGTAGAACTGTGGACGGTAACCTTTGAAGAATGGCGTGTGACGACCACCTTCATCTTTAGAAAGTACGTATACTTCTGAAGTGAACTTCGTGTGTGGAGTGATTGAACCAGGCTTAGCTAGTACTTGACCACGTTCAACGTCTTCACGCTTAGTACCACGTAGAAGTGCACCGATGTTCTCACCCGCACGACCTTCGTCTAGAAGCTTACGGAACATCTCAACACCTGTACACGTTGTCTTCGTAGTTTCTTTGATACCTACGATTTCAACTTCGTCATTCACGTTGATGATACCAGCTTCAACACGACCAGTTACAACTGTACCACGGCCTTGGATTGAGAATACGTCTTCGATAGGCATGATGAATGGCTTATCGATGTCACGCTCTGGCTCTGGGATGTAAGAATCTAGTGCTTCTGCAAGCTCAACGATTTTGTCTTCCCACTCTTTCTCACCTTCTAACGCTTTAAGCGCAGAACCTTGGATTAGAGGTAGGTCATCACCTGGGAAGTCGTACTCAGAAAGAAGTTCACGAACTTCCATCTCAACTAGCTCAAGTAGCTCTTCGTCGTCAACCATGTCACATTTGTTCATGAATACGATGATGTAAGGTACACCAACCTGACGAGAAAGTAGGATGTGCTCACGAGTTTGTGGCATAGGACCGTCAGTCGCAGCAACTACTAGGATTGCGCCGTCCATTTGAGCAGCACCCGTGATCATGTTTTTAACATAATCGGCGTGTCCTGGACAGTCTACGTGTGCGTAGTGACGAGTTGGTGTATCGTACTCAACGTGTGAAGTTGAGATTGTGATACCACGCTCACGCTCTTCTGGAGCGTTATCGATTGATGCGAAGTCTTTCGCTACACCACCGTATACTTTTGCAAGTACGTTAGTGATTGCTGCAGTTAGGGTAGTTTTACCGTGGTCAACGTGGCCGATTGTACCTACGTTTACGTGCGGTTTTACGCGTTCAAACTTTTCTTTTGCCATGACGGAACCTATCAGTTTTGTGTATCTAGATTACATATGAAAATAATCCACCGAGGGTAGATTAATTTAATTTTTTCAAATTTCAAATAGTTTTTTCTGACAGATAAAGGAAGAAATTAAGATGAGTTCTCGATACTGGTGCTGATAGGCAGATTTGAACTGCCGACCTCACCCTTACCAAGGGTGCGCTCTACCAACTGAGCTATATCAGCAACACCAGAGTCTGGAGCGGGCAGCGGGAATCGAACCCGCATCATCAGCTTGGAAGGCTGAGGTAATAGCCATTATACGATGCCCGCATAGAAACCTGTTCTTAAACTACCTCTAACCGTCAAGAATAAAGTGGTGGAGGGAGCTGGATTCGAACCAGCGAAGGCTGAGCCGTCAGATTTACAGTCTGATCCCTTTGGCCGCTCGGGAACCCCTCCACGAAAATTCTTTACTAAGTCACTTCCGGTAAAAGGAAAGTGGTGCCGACTATCCGAGTTGAACGGATGACCTACTGATTACAAGTCAGTTGCTCTACCAACTGAGCTAAGTCGGCACTGCTTTAGTACGGGGCGAGATTCTAAGGTAAGGTTTATTGTGATGCAACAATAAAATTAAAAAAAGTGTGATTTTATGTGTCAAACGCTCACTATTCAGGCAAATTGCCGCTTTTTTACCGTTTTGTTGTCAGTTCTCGCCAATAATTAAGGCCCTTAAAAACCAATAAGCTATCAAATTGACTGTGAGAAAATGAATCAGCTAGCAATTTTCCATAACCGCCGGCAAACAACAAGGTAACTGATGCATCATTGATATGCTGCTTAGCTTGTTCAATAGCACCTATCGTGGCCACCAGCGCACCATTTTTTAAGCCATTCGGTGTATTACAGCCTAATTCAGAACTAAAAGGTATTTGTGCATCATCAAACACCCGCTTAGTGTTTTGGGTCAACGAGGTCGTCATTAAATCAAGACCTGGTAATATCCATCCCCCTAAATGCGTACCTTCAGAGTTAAGTACATCAATCGTTGTAGCTGTGCCGGCATCAATAATAATGCAGTTTTGCTGAGGATACTCTACAAAAGCAGCAATCACTGCTAACCAACGATCGATCCCTAAATTTTGATACTGCTGATAGGCGCAGCTTAAGGTGGTAAGCTTAGCAGTGACCACCGCTTCAAAGTTAGGAATGGAATGTTGTTGTGCTTGTGCTAATAAAGGCTTGAGTAACTCAGCGCTACCCACACACGCATAAACCAGTTCTTGTATTTGTGACCAAGGTATCGCGTTAAGTTCGCATGCCTGATAATGGTTACCATCAAACAAAACCGCTTTAATTGCGGTATTACCTACATCAACTAACAGTTTCATAACTCAGCCTTACGCAATGAAATTTCTCCACCATAATAGCTTTTCACTTCGCCATCTTGACGAATACGAACGCCACCTTGGCTATCAATTCCTTCACAAATACCACGCCAACTCCGATGCCCTGTATTAAGCTCAACGTATTCATTCGCAAATGCGTTTAACTGATTCCACGACAGATACATATCATTTAAGCCTGTTTGTTGATACTGCGCTAAACGTTTTTCTAAATAAAAGCATAGGTAAGCCACCAGCTTACTTTTATCAAGTTCCTGAACATGTTGACTTAAGTCTGTCCATGCTTGGTCGATATGCTGACTGGCACTTTCTGGCATATGTAAATTGATACCTATACCTATTACAAGCTGACAAGGCCCCTGCGGCTGACCATCAAGCTCAACTAATACACCCGCCAGTTTTTCACGGTTTAAGTAGATATCGTTTGGCCACTTAAGCTCTACATTCAATTGATATAAGGCTTTAAGCGTGTCGTAAACAGCAAGCCCAACAGCAATAGATACGCCCATAGCCGCTTGCAAGCCATCATCCAAACGCCAAAAATAGCTAAAATATAAATTTGCACCAAACGGAGACTGCCAAACGCGCCCACGGCGACCTCTTCCTGCTTGCTGCATTTCTGCAACGAGTACGGTGCCGGACGTGAGTGGAATATCGCTTTGTAAGCGACGCATTAGCTCACTATTGGTAGAATCTATAATTGGCTGTACTTCGACATTAGCGGTGCTGCCACCCAGCTCATTATAATGCTTGCCAATTTTATCTTCGTTCAGTAAGCCCGCACTATTATTAAGGCAATACCCTTTACCCGTGACCTTGAAAATATCGAGCCCCATTTCCTGCAAAGAGTGAATATGTTTACCCACTGCTGCGCGGCTGATACCGAGCTGCTCACCCAATTGCTGACCAGAAATAAAACCACCGGTATTCAGAGCATGTAAAATAGCGAGCTTATTACCATCTGGCGCTTTCATGATGAAGCTCTCAATTCAATATGGTATTCATGTTCGGCGTTAATCAGTCGCACTTCGTGTTGCAGAGCAATTTGATATTTTTGCCAGACCTGCTGCTGAATATGTTTCACCATTTTAATTAAGTCATCACCATTACTATTACCGTGATTTACTAACACCAATGCTTGCTGCTGATGAACCTCTATCCCTGCAACTTTATAGCCTTTTAACCCTGCCTGCTCAATCAACCAGCCTGCGGCAACTTTATGATGCTCAGAATCGACAAAATAATGAGGCAAGTTTGGGTATTGTTGTAACAATAATGCTAGCTGCTCATTACTGATCACTGGGTTTTTGAAAAAACTGCCCGCATTCGCAAGTTCGCTTGGGTTGGGTAATTTACTGTTTCTAGTCGCAATGATTTGCTCAAACACTTGTTGTGGAGAAGGTTGTGTAAGTTTTTGCAATGGCCCATAACTTAGTACTGGCTGCCATTTTTTAGGTAAGAGTAATCCTACTTGAGTGATCACCGCTTTATTTTTAAGTGCATGCTTAAAAATAGAGTCACGATAGCTAAATTGGCACTCGTCTTTGGCTAAACGTTTAATCGTCTTTGTCGCAATATCAAAGTATTCAACATAGCTAACAAACTTTTCCAGCTCTACACCATACGCACCAATATTTTGCACTGGTGCAGCACCAACAGTCCCGGGTATTAAAGCAAGGTTTTCAAGCCCAGGCATGCCATTAGCAATAGTCATAGCAACTAATTGATGCCAATTTTCTCCAGCTGCAATGTGCAATAAAAAGCCATCGCTTTGTTGCTCTATATCTATGCCCTTCGTATTCATGTGGATCACAGAGCCTTGGTAGTCAGATAAAAACACCGTATTACTGCCTTCACCTAAAATACAAAATGGCTCAGAAAAGTCTGTGCTTAAAAGCTGATTCACTTCATCGATTTGATAGATGTGCTGGCATTGGCTTGGCAAAGAAAAGGTATGAAAAGATTGCAGGGACTGAGCCACAAAACGCCTCAAAGGTTACCGGTAACTAATCGCATTAGTGTAACCTATCGTCGCAAAATACGCATTAGATTGTAAAAATCACTCAACCCACTGCACTAATCATGTTATAAAACAGGCTCTTTTTCATTACCGTTCTAGGGTTATTATGAAGTTTAAACCATTACTTTTAAGTCTTGCTATGGCCGGAGCTTGCTCTCAAGCAACTGCTGACGCAATCAGCCAGCACACTTACGCAAACTTAGATGACGTAACAACCACTCACCTATTACTAGATTTAGATGTTGATTTTGATGATAAGCAATTAGAAGGTTTTGTTGAGCATACGCTAGATTGGCATAATGCAACCAGCAAAACGCTTGTTCTTGATACCCGCGATTTAGATATCGACAAAGTCATGTATCAAGATGACAAAGGCAGCTGGCACAACGCTGACTTTACCCTTGCTGCACGTGATGACGTAAAGGGCTCAAAATTAACAATTAAATTTAAAAGCCAAGCGGTTAAGGCGCGTATTTACTACAACAGCCGCCCAGAAGCTTCAGGTTTACAGTGGTTAACACCAGAGCAAACAGCCAGTAAGTCACACCCCTTTATGTACAGCCAATCACAAGCAATTCATGCTCGTAGTTGGATCCCAGTACAAGATACGCCAGCAATGCGCGTGACGTACTCTGCTCGTATTCACACACCAAAAGATATTCGTGCGGTAATGAGTGCAGACAACAAAGATGCGCTCTATAAAGATGGTGACTATTTATTCAATATGCCACAACCCATCTCACCATACTTAATCGCAATTGGTGCGGGTAATCTAGAATTCAAAGCCATGTCTAAGCAAACCGGTATTTTTGCTGAGCCAACCATTTTAGATGCATCTGTGGCTGAGTTTGACGACACGCAAGCGATGATCGATAAAACGAACGCGATGTACGGCGAATATGCATGGGGGCGCTATGACTTATTAATGCTACCACCAAGCTTCCCATTTGGTGGCATGGAAAACCCGCGTTTATCATTCATCACTCCAACGGTCGTTGCTGGCGATAAGAGCTTAGTAAATCTAATTGCTCACGAGCTTGCTCACTCTTGGTCGGGTAACTTAGTGACGAATGCAACGTGGGAAGATTTATGGCTAAACGAAGGCTTCACGTCTTACGTTGAAAACCGCATTATGGAAGAAGTATTTGGTCGTGACCGTGCTGTGATGGAGCAAGCGCTCGATGCCGCTGGCTTACGTAAGCTAATTAAAACGTTACCGGCACCAGATACACGCCTTAACTTAAAACTTAATGGCCGTGATCCTGATGATGCATTTAGTTCAGTGCCTTACACCAAAGGCCAGCTTTTCTTAATCTACCTAGAAAACAAGTTTGGTCGTGATAAATTCGATCCATTTGTAAAAGCTTACTTCGATGAGTTCTCATTTAAGTCTTTAACAACAGCTCAGTTTGTTACTTACTTAAAAGCCAACTTAATCGAAAAGTATCCAGGCATTGTAAGCATGGATAAAGTAAATGAGTGGATTTTTGAGCCTGGTTTACCAAGTGATGCGCCAAACCCAACGTCTGATGCATTCGATAAAGTCGACGCAGTTACAAAAACATGGTTAAACGGTGAAATTAGCGCAGCGGACTTACCAACCGCGGATTGGTCTGTTCATGAGTGGCTACACTTTTTAAATAATCTACCTCGTGATTTAAGCATTGAGAAAATGACTGAGCTTGATAACCAGTTCAATCTAACGCAGTCAACTAATGCTGAGCGTGCTTTTGCATGGTTTATGCTAGCGGTAGGTAATGGTTATCAACCTATCTATCCTGCGCTTGATAAGCACTTATCTGGTATTGGTCGCCGTAAGTTAATTGTGCCACTTTATAAAGCACTAATTAAAAACGGTAAAAAAGACTGGGCGCATGATGTGTACTTAAAAGCCCGTGCGGGTTATCACCCACTTGCACAAGGTACCGTTGACGGCTTATTCGCAAAATAATAAGTCAAACACAAAAAAGGCGCTGAAAATCAGCGCCTTTTAATTTTCCAATTATTAGTTCGTCACTTTATCTAAAAATGCACGACGCTCTTCAGGGCTGGCTTGTTGCCACCAAAACTCAAGCATTGCCGCTGCATTTGGGGTATTTTTCAAGCTCGCCTGTCCACCAGGTACTTTTGCTGGCAAAGTTACAGGTGCAGTCGTTGCCGGTTGACTACTTGATGCAGCAACAGGCGCACTCGCCATGGCTTGAGCAGGTGCTGCACGATAGCCAATGATTGATAATGGCATAGCAAGCTCACTGCCTTTTGCTTTTAAACTTACTTGCGGTGATTCAGCAAACACTTCTGCTGCCACCGCATTGCTGGCACGATTAAACACTAAATCATAGTTTTTGCCGCTTTCAACCGTTACTTCAACCCAAAAAGGCTCAGACTCAACAACTTGATGATCGTCATAACCTTGTTCATAAAGGTCAGTGTATTTTAACTTTAACTGGTAAGTCCCAGGTGCAAGCTCAACATCGTCAACTCGACTAAAAAACGATTGTTCTATTAAACGTTCACCTACCTGTAAAGGCACAAACTCTTCTGGAAAGTGGATAGTTTCAGCTAGACTGCTGGCACTATAAAATAGTGCAAACACACTACCTAGTAATACTGACTTACGCATGATCACTCCTTGGTTGTTTAACTTGCGGCAGTTTCAGTTTGACACTGCAAATAAAGTTTGTCATTAGTGTGCGGTCAATTAACCACGAATTAAGAGAGCTAAGTATGAGCCAAGAGACTATTTTTACAAAGATAATTAACCGCGAAATCCCTTCTGATATCGTGTATGAGGATGATTTAGCACTCGCCTTTAAAGATATAAACCCACAAGCGCCGTTTCATGTATTAATTATTCCAAAAACGCCTATTGCAACGATTAACGACATCACACAGGAGCATGCCCCTCTTGTTGGTCATTTATATGTAGTGGCTGCAAAACTCGCGAAACAATTTGGTTTTAGTGATGATGGTTTTCGTGTCGTTATGAA includes the following:
- the tuf gene encoding elongation factor Tu, whose translation is MAKEKFERVKPHVNVGTIGHVDHGKTTLTAAITNVLAKVYGGVAKDFASIDNAPEERERGITISTSHVEYDTPTRHYAHVDCPGHADYVKNMITGAAQMDGAILVVAATDGPMPQTREHILLSRQVGVPYIIVFMNKCDMVDDEELLELVEMEVRELLSEYDFPGDDLPLIQGSALKALEGEKEWEDKIVELAEALDSYIPEPERDIDKPFIMPIEDVFSIQGRGTVVTGRVEAGIINVNDEVEIVGIKETTKTTCTGVEMFRKLLDEGRAGENIGALLRGTKREDVERGQVLAKPGSITPHTKFTSEVYVLSKDEGGRHTPFFKGYRPQFYFRTTDVTGDVQLPDGVEMVMPGDNIKMTVELIAPIAMDEGLRFAIREGGRTVGAGVVATIVE
- a CDS encoding type III pantothenate kinase, which produces MKLLVDVGNTAIKAVLFDGNHYQACELNAIPWSQIQELVYACVGSAELLKPLLAQAQQHSIPNFEAVVTAKLTTLSCAYQQYQNLGIDRWLAVIAAFVEYPQQNCIIIDAGTATTIDVLNSEGTHLGGWILPGLDLMTTSLTQNTKRVFDDAQIPFSSELGCNTPNGLKNGALVATIGAIEQAKQHINDASVTLLFAGGYGKLLADSFSHSQFDSLLVFKGLNYWRELTTKR
- the birA gene encoding bifunctional biotin--[acetyl-CoA-carboxylase] ligase/biotin operon repressor BirA codes for the protein MKAPDGNKLAILHALNTGGFISGQQLGEQLGISRAAVGKHIHSLQEMGLDIFKVTGKGYCLNNSAGLLNEDKIGKHYNELGGSTANVEVQPIIDSTNSELMRRLQSDIPLTSGTVLVAEMQQAGRGRRGRVWQSPFGANLYFSYFWRLDDGLQAAMGVSIAVGLAVYDTLKALYQLNVELKWPNDIYLNREKLAGVLVELDGQPQGPCQLVIGIGINLHMPESASQHIDQAWTDLSQHVQELDKSKLVAYLCFYLEKRLAQYQQTGLNDMYLSWNQLNAFANEYVELNTGHRSWRGICEGIDSQGGVRIRQDGEVKSYYGGEISLRKAEL
- the murB gene encoding UDP-N-acetylmuramate dehydrogenase codes for the protein MAQSLQSFHTFSLPSQCQHIYQIDEVNQLLSTDFSEPFCILGEGSNTVFLSDYQGSVIHMNTKGIDIEQQSDGFLLHIAAGENWHQLVAMTIANGMPGLENLALIPGTVGAAPVQNIGAYGVELEKFVSYVEYFDIATKTIKRLAKDECQFSYRDSIFKHALKNKAVITQVGLLLPKKWQPVLSYGPLQKLTQPSPQQVFEQIIATRNSKLPNPSELANAGSFFKNPVISNEQLALLLQQYPNLPHYFVDSEHHKVAAGWLIEQAGLKGYKVAGIEVHQQQALVLVNHGNSNGDDLIKMVKHIQQQVWQKYQIALQHEVRLINAEHEYHIELRASS
- a CDS encoding M1 family metallopeptidase; this translates as MKFKPLLLSLAMAGACSQATADAISQHTYANLDDVTTTHLLLDLDVDFDDKQLEGFVEHTLDWHNATSKTLVLDTRDLDIDKVMYQDDKGSWHNADFTLAARDDVKGSKLTIKFKSQAVKARIYYNSRPEASGLQWLTPEQTASKSHPFMYSQSQAIHARSWIPVQDTPAMRVTYSARIHTPKDIRAVMSADNKDALYKDGDYLFNMPQPISPYLIAIGAGNLEFKAMSKQTGIFAEPTILDASVAEFDDTQAMIDKTNAMYGEYAWGRYDLLMLPPSFPFGGMENPRLSFITPTVVAGDKSLVNLIAHELAHSWSGNLVTNATWEDLWLNEGFTSYVENRIMEEVFGRDRAVMEQALDAAGLRKLIKTLPAPDTRLNLKLNGRDPDDAFSSVPYTKGQLFLIYLENKFGRDKFDPFVKAYFDEFSFKSLTTAQFVTYLKANLIEKYPGIVSMDKVNEWIFEPGLPSDAPNPTSDAFDKVDAVTKTWLNGEISAADLPTADWSVHEWLHFLNNLPRDLSIEKMTELDNQFNLTQSTNAERAFAWFMLAVGNGYQPIYPALDKHLSGIGRRKLIVPLYKALIKNGKKDWAHDVYLKARAGYHPLAQGTVDGLFAK
- a CDS encoding DUF2057 domain-containing protein; this translates as MRKSVLLGSVFALFYSASSLAETIHFPEEFVPLQVGERLIEQSFFSRVDDVELAPGTYQLKLKYTDLYEQGYDDHQVVESEPFWVEVTVESGKNYDLVFNRASNAVAAEVFAESPQVSLKAKGSELAMPLSIIGYRAAPAQAMASAPVAASSSQPATTAPVTLPAKVPGGQASLKNTPNAAAMLEFWWQQASPEERRAFLDKVTN
- a CDS encoding histidine triad nucleotide-binding protein; this encodes MSQETIFTKIINREIPSDIVYEDDLALAFKDINPQAPFHVLIIPKTPIATINDITQEHAPLVGHLYVVAAKLAKQFGFSDDGFRVVMNCNDHGGQTVYHIHLHMLAGKEMGWPPYQDKKKQQI